The Primulina huaijiensis isolate GDHJ02 chromosome 6, ASM1229523v2, whole genome shotgun sequence genomic sequence actcttattctttgactcgactcaaatctaagtctagggatcccggagtgaataagacgtaacaagtctcccacctactctcccaatcggggtggctgtacgtcttattcctagacttcggtcctgtctgcaTCGAATATCTACActaggagtcgatcttctcctatgcctcgataccaccgaacgtctagaactttggcaactctgccaatgactctcctatctcaatgcttgtataaaaatcaatataaagaaCAAGCATAGCAATGTATagcaatctagtatgtgattttgggaaactcaaatcaagtctaactcgagttgtatcttcccgaatcaacatgaattatacctttcgttgtcgtagtctttgtcgtagtagaaatctcgatgtcgaatctgtcagtaTTCACTCTGAAATaatacattcaagatgcattctatcactttctaactcacctcaacacatatataaatcactaatcaatctcgatacgattcgacggcataacggcgtaatcttgcgataccaatcaactcaacaacaatcgatactaaatcacaatcataatcaataccataaacatgtcaaactctgaaaatctgcatactTTCCCTTCAATACATGATGGAATTTCATACAAAttcatacggtaccatttctttgaTCCGGTTTCGTTTCTACAtatctcaacatatcaagaacacgtcatagaatcaaatctggtttctctccaacatcatattgccaaatcaaatagaaacataacaaaacttacCTCCTTTAGAAGCCTATGATGCAAGGAGCACAAATAtaatctcggatcgaaaatcggatggttagatctgtcacaattcaaactctaggctatgatgaaactttgagGATTTCTGAACTTTCTCTAGGTGCTAGCTGCTgaagaaggaaggaaatgaagacaatacaACATTATATATgtatggcaaggacacttggcttattctttggtctgcacgtctcgcgcatatgcgcgacctcaaccggcgcatatgcgcgagacctactgtctcggcatttccgaattcatcatctcgcgcatatacgcgaggCCTTCTACCTCGGCACACATAAAACTCAACTGCCctgcgcatgtgcgcgccttatctcgcgcacatgcgcgaggtcttcgcaTCAAGATCTCTTGGAActgcacagctcgcgcatatgtgcgagaccttcgggtctcacacataattcttgcacataattacaactcaataactccaatccaaattcgacgtgctctatctataatcatatcaataatcaataaatcgtctcagattaacaggataaaaatctcgggcattacaggtGTCACGTcggaaaaaatattacaattacaaaaaaaataaataaataacggactaaaactgaaatttgacaacatagcatactaaaatcgaaaaaacaaacatacaaaaccaaaaatgcaattttcccaaaatttatTAACCTTGGACACTCTTTTATCTCCCAGTTACACGATCTCATACCAGCCAACCATATTTGATCCACCATTAATCTCTTGCATGCCACAACACTtctaactttttaaatttttgtttcaaaataaacatattcAGTGGACGAGTTTAATATGAACACTCCATTTGTGattaattatgaatattttcCACCAATATTGTAAAGCAAATTACTCAAATGTCATCCAAATTATGGCATGTATCTAAACACAGCTAGAACTACAAGATCCCAAATCTCTATTTGTTTTGTTATTCCATACCCAAAAAAGGTTTCACGGTATAGATAATCCAAGAATCTTGTGTACTGGTCCTCCTAGTATATATTCTGCTATTTGCTGGCAGATTCATGGACATTGAACCAATTCATAATACAAGAAAACTTGAAATGTTACCATATATTACAAGGAGAAATAGCCTGTTTGGTTAGAAATAAACAGTACACAAACACACAGGAACGGATCCAAATTTGAAGAAAGGGTGATTTAGTGCATAATAAAGAGGCAAAACTTACACATCATGATAATTGCACATTCCTTCAAGAGAGCAACTAAATCGATCCTACACCGGCCCAAAATTCGTATCTCTATATACATATTCAAAATACTCCATCTATATGTCATCCTAACTATTTAAGAACCAATGCATATGATATTTGGATGCCAGAATCAGCTTCAAGTTGATACAAACGAAGAGAACTAGAAGTCTTCATCCATTTTGAACTCGAAATTCTTGGAGCTATCTAGCAAACTTGACATAACAGAGGCCTTCTGATAATCTCCCACCCTTCTCTCAAAGAAGTTGGCTTTTCCTCTGCATCAATTAAGACCAATCTATAACTCAGTAGCTGGAATTTTAAAAGGCAACCAATTGTTGGCGCTACATAATTGTTTGGATAGTCAGGGTACAAACAAATGAGACACTGAGTAATATCACTTGATGGATTATATTGTCTGGCCCATCACATTCCGATCCAGACATGAGTTCATGGTTTGAAAGAGAGGGAGAGGTGCATTCAACATAAATAACCTCAATATGCGCATTCTCGATGTAGTATGCTCTGGGGGGAAAAAGAGGAAAGCAAGCTTGTGACAGACGAAGTTTTTTCATGTCAATACAATACACAAGCTTTCAGTATTTGTCATATTGAACATGGCTTAacgataaaacaaaaataaaaccaGGCCTAGGCAATCCAAAACCCATTGTTTAGCAATGCGTATTGTCGATTTTTATTTAACACCAAAAAAGGGTTTTCTgcttttatgataaaaaaaacaccAAGAAAGGCGTTAAAGAATGCAAATGAAAGCCTGATAATAAAGGGTATCAGCTTCAAGTTTAGAACTCAATGTTTAGGCTTGTGTAATGGCATGCTAGGAAAAATACTTTATGGTGTTACCCGTAGTTTAATAGTTTAACATTTATAGTACTTACTGCAAGGATATGAACTCCATCCAATCAAAGGGGTTTTCCACATTGTACTTCCTTTCGTAACCCAAAGCAACCTGAGaggtaaaataacatttatacATTTCCAAGTCTTTTTTGACATTGTGGGTGACAGAGCACGAGCACACATGTGAAACCCCGGTCCACGATGGTTTGGGAAATGGTTACAAAAATATACATGATGGATTTATCCAGCATCTAGCTATTTTAGCAAAATGAGAAAGGATGCAAAGTAATTGCAAGTGAATCCTGTCTCACTTGAGTGGGCCGGCGTGCCTGGAGCGTGAAAACATGTGCATTTGTTTGTGTGCAAGAGAAAGGAAAAATACCAGAAGTCTATCAGCGACAAACTTTATATACTGGCTCATTAACATCGAGTTCATGCCAATTAATGCACATGGGAGTGCTTCACAAACAAATTGTGTCTCAATTTCAACAGCTTCATGGACAATAAGATGAACTTGTTGCCAATGCAATTGCTTCTGGAGTAAACTGTAAGATTGAAAAAAAAGGTACTTAACACACCACCTAAAAAAATGCCAGGAAGAGTAATATTTCCACAGGGAACCTGATTTTCAAAGCCAAATGTCGAACTTTCAaagcaagaaaattaaataacctGTATAGGAGGCAAGCAAAGTCGCAGTGGAGACCCTCATCTCTAGAAATAAGCTCGTTTGAGAATGTCAAACCTGGCATCAATCCCCTCTTCTTAAGCCAAAAAATCGCACAGAAGCTGAgaataaagaaaaatgttaaattttggGAAGGATGATAAAAGAGGTACCTTTATATAAGCAAATAAGGATGGGTACAAAAACTTGTAGAAGTATACCTTCCCGAGAAGAAAATCCCTTCTACGCAAGCAAAAGCAACAAGTCTCTCAGCGAATGACCTTGAACTGCATATGGAATTTAGCATATATGACATCTCATCTAATCTCATCCCAGTTAAGACGATAATATAAAGTTCCCCAGGGGCTCATTTGTTATGTCAATAAAGTTCCATAAATTATCAAGAAACTAATACATTGGGCAGCAGTAGCCATTAATAATTAAAGTAACTGAAAAAAGTGAGCGTATATTATATAGCACTACCTTTTAATCCAGTTCAAAGCCCACTGAGCCTTTTGTGCTACACAAGAAATGTTTTCGATTGCATTAAACAATCTATTCTTTTCCTTTGAATCCTTGATGAAAGTGTCGAGAAGCAAGCTGTACATCTCTATAAAGAAGTTTTAAAGATGACAATCAGGAACCTCAAAAATGAAATACTGGTAAAATGGTCATGAATATCTCACTTTCAGAACTCTACCAGAATGTATATTTTCCATGGCAGTTTGAAATCCATAAAATGCCCGAGCCTATACACAGGACCAAAAAAATCAGCCATCTATAACAAAAATTCAACTCATGCTTTTgagtataataaaaataattaagtaaaaatgaCTGATAATTCAGCAATCAATAACACAATTATCCAGCAATCAATAACACACTG encodes the following:
- the LOC140979301 gene encoding ribonucleoside-diphosphate reductase small chain A-like; the encoded protein is MGSLRNDETGREWREQKEIEEEEEPILMEQSQRFCMFPIKYPQLWEMYKKAEASFWTAEEVDLSQDVQQWETLSQSEKHFISHVLSFFAAADGIVLENLAARFLTDVQIPEARAFYGFQTAMENIHSEMYSLLLDTFIKDSKEKNRLFNAIENISCVAQKAQWALNWIKSSRSFAERLVAFACVEGIFFSGSFCAIFWLKKRGLMPGLTFSNELISRDEGLHCDFACLLYSLLQKQLHWQQVHLIVHEAVEIETQFVCEALPCALIGMNSMLMSQYIKFVADRLLVALGYERKYNVENPFDWMEFISLQGKANFFERRVGDYQKASVMSSLLDSSKNFEFKMDEDF